In Candidatus Defluviibacterium haderslevense, the following are encoded in one genomic region:
- a CDS encoding T9SS type A sorting domain-containing protein: MNKIYLFFILFSFSVQAQNTVTNRVLPVVGDSFAYAIDTFIENTNMSPGGVNQTWDFTNVQSNGRRSEVYRNVNTSTGASDFPTANAYIRQGQREVFLKISLDRVEELGYNLQLGGPFPIGGSSAYSKPAILLKTPLNFLDVSTYKTDAVITLPADFIPDSLLMGLPVDSIRIKTTTTVNVLVDGTGTLNLPAKSWNVLREKLTTSTKTTIEAKVFTWIDITQLIGNQLGDFVQNTNTISYGFRSNDAKGYIAIASVDSTNKISQIQYKPNDLGVKSKDVNDISHQIQILANPVNNILSLQTIEIWEGNYSILLYNESGQLVKSITKALNSNQSIQLPVHELGAGIYNIIIVDPSKRIITNERFIKN; encoded by the coding sequence ATGAATAAAATCTACCTATTTTTTATTTTATTTTCTTTTTCAGTTCAAGCCCAAAACACAGTGACCAATAGGGTATTACCTGTAGTGGGTGATTCATTTGCATATGCGATTGACACATTCATTGAGAATACCAACATGAGTCCCGGCGGTGTAAATCAAACATGGGATTTTACAAATGTACAATCCAATGGACGAAGATCGGAAGTGTACAGAAATGTCAACACTAGTACGGGTGCGTCTGATTTTCCAACTGCAAACGCCTATATACGTCAAGGTCAACGAGAAGTTTTTTTAAAGATTTCATTAGACAGGGTAGAGGAATTGGGTTATAATCTGCAATTAGGCGGTCCTTTTCCTATAGGTGGTTCTTCAGCATATTCTAAACCAGCCATTCTTTTAAAAACTCCTTTAAATTTTTTGGACGTATCTACATACAAAACTGATGCAGTTATTACTTTGCCAGCTGACTTTATTCCAGATTCATTATTAATGGGTTTGCCAGTCGATTCTATTAGAATCAAAACAACTACCACAGTAAATGTATTAGTGGATGGCACAGGGACATTGAACCTACCAGCCAAGTCGTGGAATGTATTGCGAGAAAAGTTGACAACCTCAACAAAAACAACTATTGAAGCTAAGGTATTTACTTGGATTGATATTACACAATTGATAGGAAACCAATTAGGTGATTTTGTCCAAAATACAAATACTATTTCTTATGGATTTAGAAGCAATGATGCGAAGGGATACATAGCCATAGCATCGGTTGACTCAACTAACAAGATTTCCCAAATCCAATATAAGCCAAATGACCTTGGTGTAAAGTCTAAGGATGTCAATGATATCAGTCATCAAATACAAATTCTTGCTAATCCGGTAAATAACATTTTGAGTTTACAAACCATTGAGATATGGGAAGGAAACTATTCTATATTACTTTATAATGAGTCAGGACAATTAGTGAAGTCAATTACAAAAGCTCTAAATAGTAACCAATCCATTCAATTACCAGTTCATGAATTGGGAGCTGGGATATATAATATCATTATTGTTGATCCAAGCAAAAGGATAATAACCAACGAAAGGTTTATTAAGAATTAG
- a CDS encoding helix-turn-helix transcriptional regulator gives MNSVVTQRFMQCFTSLIDSKRVRSARQFANSLDYLAQSFNQIVQQKREVGIDLIQKAIAEYHINPGFLFTGNGPMFLIQNQMADSNILTIVTDVEQVEQIVHVPVSAQAGYCSGFSDPVFVSQLPYYSLPNLKFKTDGTMRSFDISGESMMPVINPNDMVISSYLHQCLWESHLKENNIYVIVTTHDVVVKRISNKLRTERMLLLHSDNAEFLSYAVRVADIKEIWQVRAKVSTSLDPVNHKSSSLPDEFEQLKEIVNKQSVLLEEFLEKVKHN, from the coding sequence ATGAATAGCGTTGTAACACAAAGATTTATGCAATGCTTTACTAGTTTAATTGATAGTAAGCGAGTTAGATCAGCTAGGCAATTTGCTAATTCTCTGGATTATTTGGCCCAATCTTTTAATCAAATTGTTCAACAAAAAAGAGAAGTGGGAATAGACCTCATCCAAAAAGCCATAGCGGAATATCATATTAATCCTGGTTTTTTATTTACTGGAAACGGTCCAATGTTTTTAATACAAAATCAAATGGCAGATTCCAATATATTGACTATTGTTACAGATGTCGAGCAGGTGGAACAGATTGTTCATGTGCCTGTTTCTGCACAAGCTGGGTATTGTTCTGGTTTTAGTGATCCTGTTTTTGTAAGCCAGTTGCCTTATTATTCATTGCCTAACCTTAAGTTTAAAACGGATGGTACCATGCGGTCATTCGATATTTCAGGTGAGAGTATGATGCCTGTAATTAATCCCAACGATATGGTCATCAGTAGTTATTTACATCAATGTTTATGGGAATCCCATTTGAAAGAAAATAACATTTATGTAATCGTTACAACACATGATGTGGTTGTTAAACGAATAAGCAATAAATTGAGAACAGAAAGAATGTTACTATTACATTCAGATAATGCAGAATTTTTGTCTTATGCAGTAAGGGTAGCAGATATTAAAGAAATATGGCAAGTTAGAGCCAAGGTGTCTACATCTTTAGACCCGGTTAATCATAAATCAAGTAGCTTGCCAGATGAGTTTGAACAGTTAAAAGAAATAGTCAACAAACAATCTGTTTTACTTGAGGAATTCCTTGAAAAAGTCAAGCATAATTAG
- the lepA gene encoding elongation factor 4, with protein MQNIRNFCVIAHIDHGKSTLSDRLLEFTKTIAERDMQSQALDDMDLERERGITIKAHAIQLRYNAPDGQKYIFNLIDTPGHVDFSYEVSRSIAACEGALLLVDATQGIQAQTISNLYLAIDHNLEIIPILNKIDMDNAMIDEVSDQIIDLIGCDRQDIILASGKTGQGVQNIMDAIVSKIPPPKGDPDAPLQALVFDSVFNSFRGIIVYFRILNGKLKKGDKIRFFNTGKEYTAEEVGYLQMTLIPQPLAQCGDVGYLITGIKDAKEVKVGDTVTLASAPCAEAIHGFEDVKPMVFAGIYPIENEHFEDLRDSLEKLQLNDSSLVYEPETSIALGFGFRCGFLGMLHLEIIQERLSREFNQEVITTIPNVSYIAKTTAGVVLKINTPNDLPEPNLLEYVEEPYIKAQIITKPDYIGTIIKLCMDKRGVLTKQHYLTTERVELSFEMPLAEIVFDFYDRLKSTTKGYASFDYHPIDYRKSDLIKLDVKLNGDNVDALTSLVHRSKADAVGRKMCKKLKELLPPHQFVIAIQAAIGAKIISRETISALRKDVTAKCYGGDISRKRKLLEKQKEGKKKMRQIGSVEVPQKAFLEVLKLDD; from the coding sequence ATGCAAAATATAAGGAACTTTTGTGTAATAGCACATATCGATCATGGTAAAAGTACTTTGTCTGATCGATTATTGGAATTTACAAAAACCATAGCTGAAAGAGATATGCAAAGTCAAGCTTTAGATGATATGGATTTGGAGCGGGAACGGGGAATTACGATAAAGGCTCATGCTATTCAACTAAGATATAATGCACCTGACGGTCAAAAATACATATTTAATTTAATTGATACTCCCGGCCATGTCGATTTTTCATATGAAGTTAGCCGTTCTATTGCAGCTTGTGAAGGTGCTCTTTTGCTTGTCGATGCCACACAAGGCATTCAAGCTCAAACCATATCTAATTTGTATTTAGCTATAGATCACAATTTGGAAATCATACCTATTTTAAATAAAATAGATATGGATAATGCCATGATCGATGAAGTATCGGATCAAATTATCGATCTAATAGGATGTGACAGACAAGATATTATATTGGCTAGTGGCAAAACCGGACAAGGCGTTCAAAATATTATGGATGCCATCGTTAGTAAAATCCCGCCACCTAAAGGTGATCCGGATGCCCCACTGCAGGCATTAGTATTTGATTCAGTATTTAATTCATTCAGAGGTATTATTGTTTATTTTAGAATATTAAATGGTAAGCTTAAGAAAGGAGATAAAATTAGATTCTTTAATACAGGTAAAGAATATACTGCAGAAGAGGTTGGGTATTTACAAATGACTTTAATTCCTCAGCCATTGGCCCAATGTGGTGATGTTGGATACCTAATTACTGGAATTAAAGATGCTAAAGAAGTTAAAGTAGGAGATACTGTTACACTTGCATCTGCTCCATGTGCAGAAGCAATACATGGTTTTGAAGATGTGAAACCTATGGTATTTGCGGGTATTTACCCGATAGAAAATGAGCATTTTGAAGATCTAAGGGATAGTTTAGAGAAATTGCAATTAAACGACTCTTCTTTGGTTTATGAACCAGAGACATCTATAGCTTTGGGTTTTGGGTTTAGATGTGGATTTTTAGGTATGCTCCATTTAGAAATTATTCAAGAGCGATTATCAAGAGAATTCAATCAAGAGGTAATTACTACTATTCCAAACGTGTCTTACATTGCTAAAACCACAGCTGGAGTAGTTTTAAAAATAAATACGCCAAACGATTTGCCAGAACCTAATCTTTTAGAATATGTCGAAGAACCTTACATCAAGGCTCAAATTATTACAAAGCCTGATTATATAGGAACGATAATCAAGTTATGTATGGATAAAAGAGGGGTACTAACTAAACAACATTATCTAACTACAGAACGTGTTGAATTAAGTTTTGAAATGCCACTGGCTGAAATCGTTTTTGATTTTTATGATCGATTAAAATCAACCACAAAAGGATATGCATCTTTTGATTATCATCCGATCGATTACCGCAAATCTGATTTAATAAAATTAGATGTTAAATTGAATGGAGATAATGTGGACGCTCTAACATCATTGGTGCATCGTTCTAAGGCGGATGCCGTGGGACGCAAAATGTGTAAGAAGTTAAAAGAACTATTACCTCCACATCAATTTGTAATTGCTATTCAAGCAGCAATTGGAGCTAAAATTATTTCCCGTGAAACTATTTCTGCACTTAGAAAAGACGTGACTGCTAAATGTTATGGTGGAGATATTTCTAGAAAAAGAAAGTTATTGGAGAAACAGAAAGAAGGCAAGAAAAAGATGCGTCAAATTGGTTCCGTTGAGGTGCCCCAAAAAGCATTTTTGGAGGTTCTTAAATTGGATGATTAA
- a CDS encoding arginine--tRNA ligase, protein MLHTNHISKLIAQIVNEQFSIELQVQDIHLTPCKKEFEGDFTFVLFPLIKKTGSKPEELGEIIGAGLIQKKVISSYNIIKGFFNFSLPNEFWIDVMSNLGAQTISNQIKVKETEKYLIEYCSPNTNKPLHLGHIRNILLGWSVYKILNAIGHHVNTTQIVNDRGIAICKSMLAWSTFANGATPESTHIKSDHFVGDYYVLFETKFKAEYQNWQATDTAITIYDSKKKVDESKVDFFVRFKNEYFNTYSSLGSAAKKLLIGWEANDHDVIQLWNKMNQWVYKGFEETFKKLNISFDSYYYESQTYLLGKDILQLGLNKNVFYKEDDHSIWVDLSDRGLDKKLLLRADGTSVYITQDLGTAALRHEAYHADHYLHVVADEQDYHFKALFETLKKLEVPYASGMYHLSYGMVDLPTGKMKSREGTVVDADDLIDEVILEASQSAEERGELVDLSKEELNQLISKIGMAALKYFILKVHPKKRMIFDPKESVDMQGHTGPYIVNAFVRIKSILRKSGAVPVLQIPDEINTSEKDLLILCMSYPDILQESARQFDPSHLANFLYTLAKDFHRYYHDYRILKAESQNLIVWRLALCELISKYLEHGMLCLGIEMPERM, encoded by the coding sequence ATGTTACACACAAACCATATATCTAAGTTAATTGCACAAATAGTTAATGAACAATTTTCTATTGAACTTCAAGTTCAAGATATTCATTTAACGCCATGCAAAAAAGAGTTTGAAGGAGATTTTACATTTGTTCTATTTCCACTAATAAAAAAAACAGGATCAAAACCTGAGGAATTAGGTGAAATCATTGGAGCCGGATTGATTCAGAAAAAGGTCATATCATCATATAATATCATTAAGGGATTTTTTAATTTTTCTCTTCCCAATGAATTTTGGATAGATGTTATGTCCAATTTGGGAGCACAAACCATTTCTAATCAAATTAAAGTAAAGGAAACAGAAAAATACTTAATTGAATATTGTTCTCCAAATACAAATAAGCCGTTGCATTTAGGTCACATTAGGAACATCTTATTGGGGTGGTCAGTTTATAAAATATTGAATGCAATAGGTCATCATGTAAATACTACGCAGATTGTAAATGATCGGGGAATTGCTATCTGTAAAAGTATGTTGGCCTGGTCAACATTTGCTAATGGGGCAACACCAGAATCAACACATATAAAAAGCGATCACTTTGTTGGGGATTATTATGTTTTATTCGAGACAAAATTTAAAGCGGAATATCAAAATTGGCAAGCAACAGATACGGCAATTACTATTTATGACAGCAAAAAGAAAGTAGATGAATCTAAAGTAGATTTTTTTGTTAGATTTAAAAACGAATATTTTAATACGTATAGTTCCTTAGGAAGTGCTGCCAAAAAATTATTAATTGGTTGGGAAGCCAATGATCATGATGTCATTCAATTATGGAATAAAATGAACCAATGGGTTTATAAGGGATTTGAAGAGACTTTTAAAAAATTAAATATTTCATTTGATAGTTATTATTATGAATCGCAAACCTATCTATTAGGGAAAGATATCTTGCAATTAGGACTAAACAAAAACGTTTTTTATAAAGAAGATGATCATTCAATTTGGGTAGATCTTTCAGATCGAGGTCTTGACAAAAAGCTATTATTGAGGGCTGATGGAACTTCAGTTTATATTACTCAAGACCTAGGTACCGCTGCGTTAAGGCATGAGGCATATCATGCTGATCACTATTTGCATGTTGTTGCTGATGAGCAGGACTATCATTTTAAAGCACTTTTTGAGACCTTAAAAAAACTTGAAGTTCCATATGCATCAGGGATGTATCATTTGTCTTATGGAATGGTGGACTTGCCAACAGGTAAAATGAAATCCCGCGAAGGAACTGTAGTTGATGCTGATGATCTCATTGATGAAGTTATTCTTGAAGCAAGTCAATCAGCAGAAGAAAGGGGAGAGCTTGTGGATTTATCAAAGGAGGAATTAAATCAATTGATTTCTAAAATTGGAATGGCGGCACTCAAATATTTTATTCTTAAAGTGCATCCTAAGAAGAGAATGATTTTTGATCCAAAAGAATCCGTAGATATGCAAGGTCATACGGGTCCTTATATTGTTAATGCATTTGTTAGGATTAAATCCATATTAAGAAAGTCCGGGGCAGTTCCTGTACTTCAGATACCTGATGAAATTAATACTTCCGAGAAGGATTTGTTGATTTTATGTATGAGTTATCCGGATATACTACAAGAGTCAGCTAGGCAATTTGATCCATCACACTTAGCTAATTTTCTCTACACCTTAGCAAAAGATTTTCACCGATATTATCATGATTATCGCATACTAAAAGCTGAAAGTCAAAATTTAATCGTTTGGCGTTTAGCTTTATGTGAATTAATAAGTAAATATTTAGAACATGGTATGTTGTGTTTAGGAATAGAAATGCCTGAACGTATGTAA
- a CDS encoding glutamine--tRNA ligase/YqeY domain fusion protein, with protein MSEEVIKHLNFIEEIVEEDIKNGKHSGRILTRFPPEPNGYLHIGHAKSICLNFGLAQKYNGKTNLRFDDTNPVTEEIEYIDSIKYDIKWLGFDWESREYYASDYFPQLYDFAIQLIKAGKAYVDDSSADVISQMKGTPTEPGTLSPFRSRSVSENLELFEGMRGGKFKEGEKVLRAKIDMSSPNMHMRDPILYRILYTPHHRTGNTWCIYPMYDFAHGQSDAIEGITHSICTLEFENHRPLYNWFIESLSIFPSQQIEFARLNLEYTVMSKRKLMQLVNEGFVSAWDDPRMSTISGMRRRGYTAEAIRNFAIDVGVARREHVIEFSRLENVIREDLNKKSNRVMAVLDPIKIVLSNYPKNEIEWLELEINPEKPELGTRKIPFGAELYIESEDFMEVPIPKYFRLSPGSMVRLKSAYIIRCDEVIKNSSGQIDYLKCSYFPESKSGHDQSGLKVKTTIHWVEVSHSITAKVNLYDRLFTVPNPLSEEGDFKDYINPNSLIVLDHVRMEPDMKFAQKEDRYQFMRKGYFCLDTSSTPEQLIFNRTISLKDSWSKIQDKA; from the coding sequence ATGTCAGAAGAAGTAATTAAACATTTAAATTTCATCGAAGAAATAGTAGAAGAGGATATCAAAAATGGCAAGCACAGTGGTAGGATTTTAACAAGATTTCCACCTGAACCAAATGGTTACTTGCATATAGGACATGCAAAATCCATTTGTTTGAATTTTGGTTTGGCTCAAAAATATAATGGGAAGACCAATTTGCGCTTTGATGATACCAATCCAGTTACAGAAGAAATTGAATACATTGATTCCATTAAATATGACATTAAATGGTTGGGATTTGATTGGGAATCAAGAGAGTACTATGCCTCAGATTATTTTCCTCAACTCTATGATTTTGCGATTCAATTGATAAAAGCAGGAAAAGCTTATGTTGATGATTCAAGTGCTGATGTGATCAGTCAAATGAAAGGCACACCAACCGAACCAGGAACTCTAAGTCCATTCCGTAGTCGTTCTGTAAGTGAAAATTTAGAATTGTTTGAGGGAATGAGAGGTGGAAAATTTAAAGAAGGAGAAAAAGTGTTGAGAGCTAAAATTGATATGTCGTCTCCAAATATGCACATGAGAGATCCTATCCTATATCGTATATTGTATACACCACATCACAGGACCGGAAATACATGGTGTATTTATCCAATGTATGATTTTGCGCATGGTCAAAGTGATGCAATTGAAGGAATAACCCATTCAATTTGTACATTGGAATTTGAAAATCACCGGCCATTGTATAATTGGTTTATTGAATCGCTTTCTATTTTTCCTTCACAACAAATTGAGTTTGCAAGATTAAATTTGGAGTATACTGTGATGAGTAAGCGTAAACTTATGCAACTTGTAAATGAGGGATTTGTGTCTGCTTGGGATGATCCAAGGATGTCAACGATTAGTGGGATGAGAAGGAGAGGATATACGGCTGAAGCTATCAGGAATTTTGCAATTGATGTTGGTGTCGCAAGAAGAGAACACGTCATTGAATTTTCAAGATTGGAAAATGTAATTCGTGAAGATTTGAATAAAAAGTCAAATCGTGTGATGGCTGTTTTGGATCCAATTAAAATTGTATTGTCGAATTACCCTAAGAATGAAATAGAATGGTTGGAATTAGAAATAAATCCGGAAAAACCTGAATTGGGTACTCGAAAGATCCCTTTTGGTGCCGAATTATACATTGAATCAGAGGATTTTATGGAGGTGCCCATTCCAAAATATTTTAGATTAAGTCCAGGGTCAATGGTTAGGTTGAAGTCAGCATATATTATTCGTTGTGATGAAGTTATCAAAAATTCTTCAGGTCAAATTGATTATTTAAAATGCTCTTATTTCCCGGAGAGTAAAAGTGGACATGATCAATCCGGATTAAAAGTTAAAACAACAATACACTGGGTTGAAGTTAGTCATTCCATTACTGCGAAGGTCAATCTTTATGATCGATTATTCACGGTACCCAATCCATTAAGTGAGGAAGGTGATTTTAAAGATTATATAAATCCAAATTCGTTAATCGTATTAGATCATGTACGAATGGAACCGGATATGAAATTTGCACAAAAAGAAGATCGCTATCAATTTATGAGAAAGGGATATTTTTGTTTAGACACCTCGTCTACTCCTGAACAACTCATATTTAATCGTACCATTTCTTTAAAAGATAGTTGGAGTAAAATTCAAGATAAAGCTTAA
- a CDS encoding DUF962 domain-containing protein, giving the protein MRRIDQLLNQYGESHQNQTNKWIHWFCVPIIFFTLLGIVGLIPYPFSFLALDNWSYIVMIIAISYYFRLSIPLALGFIIVAGVMIYGNSILIQYCEFKGWNSLFIYLIVFTLAWIGQFIGHHIEGKKPSFLKDIQFLLIGPAWLLHFIYKKLGILY; this is encoded by the coding sequence ATGCGTCGAATTGATCAATTATTAAATCAATATGGCGAAAGCCATCAGAATCAAACCAATAAATGGATACATTGGTTTTGTGTGCCTATCATATTTTTTACATTATTAGGAATAGTCGGATTGATACCATATCCATTTTCATTCCTTGCATTAGATAACTGGTCTTACATAGTTATGATAATTGCTATAAGCTATTATTTTAGGCTTTCTATACCATTGGCCTTAGGATTTATTATTGTTGCAGGTGTGATGATTTATGGAAACTCGATATTAATTCAATATTGTGAATTTAAAGGTTGGAATTCTTTATTTATTTATTTAATTGTTTTTACACTTGCTTGGATTGGACAGTTTATTGGGCATCACATTGAAGGAAAAAAACCATCTTTTTTAAAAGATATTCAATTCTTGTTAATTGGTCCAGCCTGGTTACTGCATTTTATATATAAAAAATTAGGTATTCTTTATTGA
- a CDS encoding serine hydrolase yields MKNKLTILYFLISSLSYVYAQKIYFPPISNNAFWDTISPTSLGWCVDEIEPLYSFLSRENTKGFIVLKDGKIVLEKYFGSFTKDSIWYWASAGKTITSFLVGKAQEEKFLSIDDPSSKFQGLSWTTCSPEQEAKIKIRNQLTMTTGLDDGIPDNHCLMDTCLQCLTDAGSRWAYHNAPYTLLEKVLVNATKQNINTYTQSRLLTKTGMTGLWYTIDFDNVFFSKVRSMARFGLLIQNKCIWNNDTLLYDSEYLNQMVNTSQNINLSYGYLWWLNGKASYMVPTLQTKFKGSYAPNAPSDMYAGIGKNGQLVCISPSQGIVLVRMGNTPSTLGEVPTIFCNQIWQKLNAVMCSTTYTKNENLNNSLSIFPNPAHTEINILNQVDHKNEIDIFDLLGNFKLKILNQNKIDVSSLASGTYLIKIKTPQQTITQKWIKI; encoded by the coding sequence ATGAAAAATAAATTAACAATACTATACTTTCTCATTTCATCCTTATCATATGTTTATGCCCAAAAGATCTATTTTCCACCCATAAGCAACAATGCCTTTTGGGACACGATATCGCCAACCTCACTTGGTTGGTGTGTCGACGAAATTGAACCTTTATATAGTTTCCTATCGCGAGAAAACACAAAAGGATTTATAGTCTTGAAAGATGGAAAAATTGTTTTAGAAAAGTATTTTGGATCTTTTACAAAAGATAGCATTTGGTATTGGGCTTCAGCAGGTAAAACTATTACTTCATTTCTTGTTGGTAAAGCTCAGGAAGAAAAATTTTTATCTATAGATGACCCGTCTTCAAAATTTCAAGGATTATCATGGACCACATGTAGCCCTGAACAAGAAGCTAAAATTAAGATCCGAAATCAATTAACAATGACTACAGGATTAGATGATGGCATACCGGACAACCATTGTTTAATGGATACTTGCCTACAATGTTTAACTGATGCGGGCTCCAGATGGGCATATCATAATGCACCGTATACATTATTAGAAAAAGTTCTAGTAAATGCAACCAAACAAAATATTAATACCTATACCCAATCTAGACTTTTGACAAAAACGGGAATGACTGGTCTTTGGTATACAATTGATTTTGATAATGTGTTTTTTAGTAAAGTTAGAAGTATGGCAAGATTTGGTCTATTAATTCAGAATAAATGCATTTGGAACAATGATACATTGCTTTATGACAGTGAATATCTGAATCAAATGGTTAACACATCTCAAAATATTAATCTTTCGTACGGATATCTTTGGTGGCTCAATGGTAAAGCATCCTACATGGTTCCAACTTTACAAACCAAATTCAAGGGTTCTTATGCACCAAATGCTCCCTCTGATATGTATGCAGGTATAGGAAAAAATGGACAATTGGTATGCATATCTCCATCTCAAGGCATCGTCTTGGTCCGAATGGGAAATACTCCAAGCACACTTGGTGAAGTGCCTACCATATTCTGTAATCAAATATGGCAAAAATTAAATGCCGTAATGTGCAGTACAACATATACTAAAAATGAAAACTTAAACAATTCATTAAGTATTTTTCCAAATCCTGCACACACAGAAATCAATATTCTAAATCAAGTTGATCATAAAAATGAAATTGATATTTTTGACTTGCTAGGAAATTTTAAATTGAAAATATTGAATCAAAATAAAATTGATGTTTCATCTTTAGCATCAGGCACCTATTTAATTAAAATAAAAACGCCCCAACAAACGATCACACAAAAATGGATTAAAATATAG
- a CDS encoding phage holin family protein: MEKTYEKAEELITNIKSYINLRIDGLKLEIAEKTAEIVTNLIVSSVVFIVFLLFIVFASIALAFGLGEWLEKPWLGFLIVSCGYMFIGIITMLLKDKLIKFPLMNGLIKQFYKNEEAD, from the coding sequence ATGGAAAAAACATACGAAAAAGCCGAAGAACTCATCACAAATATAAAATCTTATATCAATCTTAGAATAGATGGATTGAAATTAGAGATTGCAGAGAAAACTGCTGAAATTGTTACCAATTTAATTGTTAGTTCTGTTGTTTTTATCGTATTTTTATTGTTCATAGTATTTGCTAGCATTGCATTAGCATTTGGCTTGGGCGAATGGTTAGAAAAACCATGGCTGGGCTTTTTAATAGTTTCATGTGGATACATGTTCATTGGCATAATTACCATGTTGCTTAAGGACAAATTAATCAAATTCCCTTTAATGAATGGTTTAATAAAACAATTTTATAAAAATGAAGAGGCAGATTAA
- a CDS encoding aminoacyl-histidine dipeptidase, whose amino-acid sequence MSTSLRDLEPKELWNHFADLNAVPRPSKKEERVIEFMIQFGKKLGLETFKDEIGNVIIKKPATKGLEHKKTIVLQSHLDMVHQKNANTIFDFNTQGIEMIVDGDWVKAKGTTLGADNGIGVATIMSLLESEKIPHPAIEALFTIDEETGMTGALNLKGGILKGSILLNLDTEDDNELTIGCAGGIDVTASGKYEQIPPSPNGISLILHIKGLTGGHSGMDIYKGRGNANKLMNRILSSAWDQFGVQINFIDGGSLRNAIPRESTAGIVVSKNNETEFKNFILFIEKELQAEHQTTDPNLCLQIENSADLTLVFKEDFQSKLLNSLYACPNGIYRMSPDILHLVQSSNNLARVLVKDGLYTIQCLTRSSVDTEKMDLAMALKYTFKLMDAKIDFSGSYPGWTPKPEATIVQLMSTLYKEMNADNALVSACHAGLECGILGSNYPNMEMISFGPNIRGAHSPDEKVQISSVQKFWNFFLEVLNRIPDNPHIINS is encoded by the coding sequence ATGTCCACTTCACTTCGCGATCTAGAACCAAAAGAACTATGGAATCATTTTGCCGATTTAAATGCTGTTCCCCGACCATCAAAAAAGGAAGAGCGGGTTATTGAATTTATGATACAATTTGGCAAAAAATTGGGCCTTGAAACTTTCAAAGATGAAATAGGGAATGTCATTATTAAAAAACCTGCCACCAAAGGCCTGGAGCATAAGAAAACAATAGTATTACAAAGCCATTTAGACATGGTGCATCAAAAAAATGCTAATACGATTTTCGATTTTAATACCCAGGGAATTGAAATGATCGTGGATGGCGATTGGGTGAAAGCTAAAGGAACAACTCTAGGCGCAGACAATGGCATTGGTGTGGCAACAATAATGAGCCTACTTGAATCGGAAAAAATTCCACATCCAGCTATTGAAGCTTTATTTACTATTGATGAAGAGACCGGAATGACAGGAGCTTTGAATTTGAAGGGAGGTATATTAAAAGGAAGTATCTTGTTAAATCTAGACACTGAGGATGACAATGAATTAACGATAGGTTGCGCAGGGGGAATCGATGTTACTGCTTCTGGCAAATATGAACAAATACCTCCAAGTCCAAATGGTATCTCTTTGATACTTCATATCAAGGGTTTGACAGGTGGCCATTCAGGAATGGATATCTATAAAGGCAGAGGCAATGCAAATAAATTAATGAATCGCATTTTATCATCAGCTTGGGATCAATTCGGGGTTCAAATTAATTTTATCGATGGTGGCAGTTTAAGGAACGCAATACCCCGTGAATCAACTGCTGGAATTGTGGTATCAAAAAATAACGAAACCGAATTTAAAAATTTCATACTGTTTATAGAAAAAGAATTACAAGCTGAACACCAAACCACAGATCCAAACCTTTGCCTCCAAATTGAAAATTCAGCTGATTTGACTTTAGTATTTAAGGAAGATTTCCAATCTAAATTGCTGAATAGTCTATATGCCTGTCCTAACGGTATTTATCGTATGAGTCCTGATATACTCCATCTCGTACAATCCTCAAATAATCTGGCCAGAGTTTTGGTTAAAGATGGACTATATACAATACAATGCTTAACTCGAAGTTCAGTAGATACAGAAAAAATGGACTTAGCAATGGCCTTAAAATATACTTTTAAGCTTATGGATGCTAAAATTGATTTTAGCGGCTCATATCCTGGGTGGACACCTAAACCAGAAGCTACAATTGTTCAATTGATGAGTACGTTATACAAGGAGATGAATGCTGATAATGCATTGGTTAGTGCTTGTCATGCTGGCTTAGAATGTGGTATTTTAGGATCCAATTATCCGAACATGGAAATGATATCTTTCGGACCCAATATTCGTGGAGCCCATTCGCCTGATGAAAAAGTGCAGATAAGTTCAGTTCAAAAATTTTGGAACTTTTTTCTTGAAGTGTTAAATAGAATCCCGGACAATCCTCATATCATTAATTCCTGA